The following proteins are co-located in the Myroides profundi genome:
- a CDS encoding import component protein, which yields MDNKTLSIVSYITLIGWLVAFFVGKEKANDLLKYHLRQSFGVLILSFVLSLVIRVIAGIFPIIAGMIALVLYLIILLYMIMGILNAAGEKKKPLPLIGEWSDKTLNFIK from the coding sequence ATGGACAATAAAACCTTATCAATCGTATCATACATCACATTAATTGGATGGTTAGTAGCATTCTTTGTAGGAAAAGAAAAAGCAAATGATTTACTAAAATACCATCTAAGACAATCATTTGGTGTATTAATCTTAAGCTTCGTTTTATCACTTGTTATACGAGTAATAGCAGGTATATTCCCAATCATTGCAGGCATGATAGCACTAGTATTATACTTAATTATTCTTTTATATATGATTATGGGAATACTTAATGCAGCTGGAGAAAAGAAAAAACCATTACCTCTTATCGGTGAATGGTCAGATAAGACACTTAACTTTATTAAGTAA
- a CDS encoding rhodanese-related sulfurtransferase, protein MQLYNTLSAEERAELIEQAGENRLTLSFYAYAKIENPQQFRDDLFLAWDALDALGRTYVAHEGINAQMSVPASKFDAFRETLEQYDFMKGIRLNVAVEQDDLSFLKLTVKVRHKIVADGLNDDTFDVTNKGIHLKAKEFNELLEDPNTVVVDFRNHYESEVGHFVGAITPDVDTFRESLPIIKDQLEDIKEEKNLLMYCTGGIRCEKASAYFKHNGFKNVYQLEGGIIEYTRQVKAEGLESKFIGKNFVFDHRLGERITDDIISNCHQCGKPCDTHVNCANEACHLLFIQCDECAEKMHGCCSDECLDIIQLPEDEQKRLRQGVQKGNLVFKKGRSEALKFQGERSATDEIKAVKVSAVTQIRKKQAERKVLIGTAQHYFTKASVGQFIVDKELNVGDKVAIVGPTTGDERLTIEKMMVNGVEVSTANNGDKVTMELGFRIRKNDQLYKIID, encoded by the coding sequence ATGCAACTGTATAACACATTAAGCGCAGAGGAAAGAGCTGAACTTATCGAGCAAGCGGGAGAGAACCGTTTGACTTTATCTTTCTATGCGTACGCCAAAATAGAAAACCCACAACAATTTAGAGACGATTTATTCCTAGCTTGGGATGCATTAGACGCTTTAGGACGTACTTATGTAGCTCATGAGGGGATCAATGCTCAAATGTCTGTGCCTGCATCTAAGTTTGATGCATTCAGAGAGACGTTAGAGCAGTATGACTTCATGAAAGGAATCCGTCTGAATGTAGCTGTAGAGCAAGATGACTTATCATTCTTAAAGCTAACAGTAAAGGTTAGACACAAGATCGTAGCTGATGGTCTAAACGATGATACATTCGATGTTACGAATAAGGGAATTCACTTAAAGGCAAAAGAATTCAACGAATTATTAGAAGACCCGAATACAGTAGTAGTGGACTTTAGAAACCACTATGAGAGTGAAGTAGGGCACTTCGTAGGAGCGATCACTCCAGACGTGGACACATTCCGTGAATCACTGCCAATCATTAAAGACCAATTAGAAGACATCAAAGAGGAGAAAAACTTATTGATGTACTGTACAGGAGGTATCCGCTGTGAGAAAGCATCAGCTTACTTTAAACACAACGGGTTTAAGAATGTATACCAATTAGAAGGAGGTATTATTGAATACACTCGTCAGGTAAAGGCTGAAGGATTAGAGAGTAAGTTCATCGGAAAGAACTTCGTGTTTGACCACCGTCTAGGAGAGCGTATCACAGACGATATTATCTCTAACTGCCACCAGTGTGGTAAACCATGTGATACTCACGTAAACTGTGCTAACGAAGCATGTCATTTACTGTTCATTCAGTGTGATGAGTGTGCTGAGAAGATGCATGGATGCTGTTCTGATGAGTGTTTAGATATCATTCAGTTACCAGAAGATGAACAAAAACGCTTGCGTCAAGGAGTACAAAAAGGAAACTTAGTATTCAAGAAAGGGCGCTCAGAGGCATTAAAGTTCCAAGGAGAACGCAGCGCTACTGATGAGATCAAAGCAGTGAAGGTAAGTGCAGTAACGCAAATCCGCAAGAAACAAGCAGAGCGAAAAGTTCTAATCGGGACAGCTCAACACTACTTTACTAAAGCAAGTGTAGGGCAGTTTATTGTTGACAAGGAGTTAAATGTTGGAGATAAAGTAGCTATTGTAGGGCCTACTACAGGTGATGAAAGACTAACTATAGAGAAGATGATGGTAAATGGAGTGGAAGTTAGTACAGCTAATAATGGAGATAAGGTGACTATGGAATTAGGTTTCCGTATTCGTAAAAACGACCAATTGTATAAAATAATAGATTAA
- a CDS encoding U32 family peptidase: MTVSGRVELMAPAGNFESLQAALDNGADSVYFGVDQLNMRARSTVNFSIDDLEEIARRCKEKNVRTYLTLNTIVYDHDLSVVKTLLNKAKEAGLTAVIASDQAVIASARAIGLEVHISTQLNVTNIETVKFYSLFADTIVLSRELSLRQVKKITEAIEREQVKGPSGNLVEIEIFGHGALCMAVSGKCYLSLHSHNSSANRGACKQNCRKKYTVIDQESGFEIEIDNEYMMSPKDLCTLDFLDQVIDAGTKVLKIEGRGRAPEYVATVIRTYREAIDAIADSTYSQEKVAEWMKALETVYNRGFWSGYYLGQKLGEWSDNPGSNATQKKVYVGKAAHYFQKASIGEFKIEAYDIKVGDKILITGPSTGAQELIVEELFVNEQKVEKATKGDDCTIKIPFRIRLSDKLYKIVEA; this comes from the coding sequence ATGACAGTTTCAGGAAGAGTAGAGCTTATGGCTCCTGCAGGTAACTTCGAGTCTTTACAGGCCGCATTAGATAACGGTGCAGACTCAGTATATTTCGGAGTAGACCAGTTAAATATGCGTGCACGCTCTACGGTGAACTTTTCTATTGATGATTTAGAAGAGATTGCGAGAAGATGTAAAGAGAAGAATGTACGTACTTATTTGACATTAAACACTATCGTTTATGACCACGACTTATCAGTGGTGAAAACTTTATTGAATAAGGCAAAAGAGGCAGGGCTTACAGCAGTAATCGCATCTGACCAGGCAGTAATTGCATCTGCAAGAGCGATCGGGTTAGAAGTACATATCTCTACTCAACTAAATGTAACGAACATTGAGACTGTTAAGTTCTATAGCTTATTCGCTGATACTATCGTATTATCTCGTGAACTGAGCTTGCGACAAGTAAAAAAGATCACTGAAGCTATTGAAAGAGAACAAGTGAAAGGGCCTTCTGGCAATTTGGTAGAGATAGAGATCTTCGGTCATGGAGCATTGTGTATGGCAGTATCAGGGAAGTGCTATTTAAGTCTTCACTCACATAACTCTTCTGCAAACAGAGGAGCATGTAAACAAAACTGTCGTAAAAAATACACTGTAATAGATCAAGAGAGTGGTTTTGAGATCGAGATAGACAATGAGTATATGATGTCTCCTAAGGACTTATGTACTTTAGATTTCTTAGATCAAGTGATTGATGCTGGTACTAAGGTGTTGAAGATAGAGGGTAGAGGTAGAGCTCCTGAGTATGTAGCAACTGTGATTCGTACTTACCGTGAGGCTATTGATGCTATCGCTGATAGTACTTACTCTCAAGAGAAAGTAGCAGAATGGATGAAAGCTTTAGAAACGGTGTATAACCGTGGATTCTGGAGTGGATATTACTTAGGACAGAAATTGGGAGAGTGGAGTGATAATCCTGGTAGTAATGCAACTCAGAAAAAAGTGTATGTAGGTAAAGCTGCTCACTACTTCCAAAAAGCGTCTATCGGAGAGTTTAAAATAGAAGCTTATGATATCAAGGTAGGAGATAAGATTCTTATTACTGGACCTAGTACGGGAGCACAAGAGTTAATCGTAGAAGAATTATTCGTCAATGAGCAGAAGGTAGAGAAAGCGACTAAAGGAGATGACTGTACCATCAAGATTCCGTTTAGAATTCGCTTATCTGATAAACTGTATAAAATAGTAGAGGCATAA
- a CDS encoding ferredoxin, translating into MVIVTLQRDKCIGCNYCVEVAPQQFQMSKKDGKTVLLKSLNNKGFHTLKSPDYTILEACEQAEKVCPVHIITVKDV; encoded by the coding sequence ATGGTCATAGTCACGCTACAACGCGATAAGTGTATCGGATGTAATTATTGTGTTGAGGTTGCTCCTCAGCAGTTTCAAATGTCTAAGAAAGATGGAAAGACTGTTTTATTGAAATCTTTGAATAATAAAGGATTTCATACGCTTAAGTCGCCAGATTATACTATTTTAGAGGCATGTGAACAAGCAGAGAAAGTTTGTCCAGTACATATCATTACCGTAAAAGATGTATAA